The Rhodocytophaga rosea genome has a segment encoding these proteins:
- a CDS encoding heavy metal translocating P-type ATPase yields MEKTRINLDILLPEVPDERDECVNRIIKSLAYKRGIDHVHIVPEKENKKAQLCFHYNPDEISINKVEQLAKQAGAEITEHYGHLLIETSGIRHPRHARIIEASIRKNKGIQNVSVSGTGFIQLEFNKEATSAEIINQQLKDEGLTITEIEDFHWHESKETAVSKEVPAHQHTEHDHDHNHDHAHNHDHGHDHAATGHTHSHSGIFGEKTELLFAIICGALLGIGFGLSFIKGLSQYVSIGLYIGAYFFGGFYTTKEAIEGISKGEFEIDFLMLVAAIGAAFLGLWAEGALLLFLFSLGHSLEHYAMEKAKKSIAALTELAPKTALLKTGNDLNEVKIEELKPGDIIVVKPNSKISADGIIVKGNSSINQAPITGESVPVDKMPVEDPNVDIAQADKLDAAYKVFAGSINGSKNLEIKVTKVAADSTIARLVKMVNEAQTQKSPTQNFTDKLEKYYVPSVLLLVVLLLFAFLVKDEPFSASFYRAMAVLVAASPCALAISTPSAVLSAVARAARGGVLIKGGKPLEALGSLTAIAFDKTGTLTEGKPKLTGVYLLNEISEEELLHMIIAVEKLSDHPLAAAIVKGGTEKLNKDVPAASNLQAIPGRGIKADYQSNTIHIGNKELFTEKNDQLPDGIKTQVEDLERKGNTTMLVQQNGQFKGIITLMDMARGDAKETLAQLHKLGIRKMIMLTGDNQKVAEAIAKEIGITDAWGNLMPEQKVEAIEKLKISEKQVAMVGDGVNDAPAMAKSTVGIAMGAAGSDVALETADIALMADKLENLPFAIGLSKKAHRIIKQNLVISLGMVVILIPLTILGIAHIGPAVIGHEGSTLIVVFNALRLLAYKK; encoded by the coding sequence ATGGAAAAGACCCGGATAAATCTAGACATTCTTTTGCCTGAAGTGCCAGATGAAAGAGATGAATGTGTAAACCGCATCATCAAATCTCTTGCATATAAACGAGGCATTGATCATGTGCATATCGTCCCCGAAAAAGAAAACAAAAAGGCACAGCTTTGCTTCCACTACAATCCCGATGAAATATCAATTAATAAAGTAGAACAGTTAGCAAAGCAGGCAGGTGCAGAAATAACAGAACATTATGGTCATTTGCTGATCGAAACGTCAGGTATTCGCCATCCCCGTCATGCCAGGATAATAGAAGCAAGCATAAGGAAGAACAAAGGAATCCAGAATGTTTCTGTTTCTGGCACAGGGTTCATTCAACTGGAGTTCAATAAGGAAGCCACTTCAGCAGAAATAATTAATCAGCAACTCAAAGACGAAGGGCTGACAATAACTGAGATTGAGGACTTTCATTGGCACGAATCCAAAGAAACTGCAGTATCAAAAGAAGTACCGGCACATCAACATACAGAACACGACCATGATCACAATCACGATCATGCCCATAATCATGATCACGGCCATGACCATGCAGCAACCGGACATACCCATTCACACAGCGGCATATTTGGAGAAAAAACAGAATTACTATTTGCCATTATTTGCGGTGCTTTGCTAGGTATTGGTTTCGGCTTATCATTCATCAAAGGCTTATCTCAATATGTGTCCATTGGCCTTTACATCGGCGCTTACTTCTTTGGCGGCTTCTACACAACCAAGGAAGCAATAGAAGGCATCAGCAAAGGAGAGTTTGAAATAGATTTTTTGATGCTTGTGGCTGCCATTGGTGCGGCTTTTTTAGGGCTATGGGCAGAAGGTGCATTGTTATTGTTCCTTTTCAGCCTCGGTCATTCTTTGGAACATTATGCCATGGAAAAAGCAAAAAAATCGATTGCTGCCTTAACAGAATTAGCGCCTAAAACTGCTTTATTAAAAACCGGAAACGACTTGAACGAAGTAAAGATTGAAGAACTGAAACCAGGGGATATAATTGTAGTAAAACCAAATTCAAAAATTTCAGCAGACGGCATAATTGTAAAAGGCAATAGCAGTATTAACCAGGCACCCATCACCGGCGAGAGTGTGCCGGTTGACAAGATGCCGGTTGAAGACCCCAATGTGGATATTGCGCAGGCTGATAAACTGGATGCCGCCTACAAAGTGTTTGCAGGTTCAATAAACGGCAGTAAAAATTTAGAAATTAAAGTCACCAAAGTTGCCGCCGACAGTACCATAGCAAGGTTGGTAAAAATGGTGAACGAAGCACAAACACAAAAATCGCCAACACAAAACTTTACTGATAAGCTGGAAAAATATTATGTTCCTTCCGTGCTCCTATTAGTAGTGCTTTTATTATTTGCATTCTTAGTAAAAGATGAACCTTTCAGTGCAAGTTTTTACAGGGCAATGGCAGTATTAGTAGCAGCTAGTCCATGCGCTTTAGCTATATCCACACCAAGTGCTGTATTGAGCGCTGTGGCAAGAGCAGCAAGAGGTGGCGTATTAATTAAAGGAGGTAAACCATTGGAGGCATTAGGTTCACTTACAGCCATCGCATTTGATAAAACAGGTACATTAACGGAAGGCAAACCAAAGCTCACCGGCGTTTATCTGCTCAATGAAATATCAGAAGAAGAGTTACTGCACATGATTATTGCTGTTGAAAAACTAAGTGACCATCCTCTGGCAGCAGCTATTGTAAAAGGAGGCACAGAAAAATTAAACAAAGACGTTCCGGCAGCATCCAATTTACAAGCAATACCAGGCCGGGGAATCAAAGCCGATTATCAAAGCAATACCATCCATATAGGCAACAAAGAATTGTTTACAGAAAAAAATGACCAGCTACCGGACGGTATAAAAACACAGGTAGAAGATTTAGAAAGAAAAGGAAATACAACCATGCTTGTTCAGCAGAACGGCCAGTTCAAAGGTATCATAACGCTGATGGACATGGCAAGAGGAGATGCAAAAGAAACATTGGCTCAGTTACATAAATTAGGCATTCGTAAAATGATTATGCTTACAGGAGATAACCAGAAAGTAGCAGAAGCGATTGCTAAGGAAATCGGAATTACCGATGCCTGGGGAAACCTGATGCCTGAACAAAAAGTAGAAGCGATTGAAAAACTAAAAATCAGCGAAAAGCAAGTAGCAATGGTTGGTGATGGCGTAAACGATGCACCGGCTATGGCAAAGAGTACGGTGGGCATTGCAATGGGTGCAGCTGGTTCGGATGTGGCACTGGAAACGGCAGACATTGCACTGATGGCAGATAAATTAGAGAACCTTCCTTTCGCAATAGGATTAAGTAAAAAAGCCCATCGTATCATCAAACAGAACTTAGTTATCAGTCTTGGAATGGTTGTGATATTGATACCCCTTACCATTTTAGGAATTGCTCATATAGGTCCGGCCGTAATAGGACATGAAGGCTCAACTCTGATAGTTGTATTTAATGCATTGAGATTGCTGGCATACAAAAAGTGA